The DNA sequence TTTCCTGCACCTGACCCCTTCTTGCTGGACTCAGTTTAGCCGGCGCCTGGACCAGGAGAAGTCGCCACCATGTCTCCAGCACCCGACCCAGGAGAAGAAGCAGTTGCGCCCCAGACTTCCTCTGCCGAAGACCCAGGCTTCTAGCCTACAAAGGGCTGCTTTACCTGAGGCCCTCTGTCCTGGCCCAAGAAGGGTTGCCTCACCTGCATGTGACCCCACTGCAGCAGTGCGGCGCTGCTCACCTCCAGGCATCCCGGCTGCACCTTGCTCACCTCCAGTGTCCCAGCTGCACCTTGCTCACCTCCAGGTGTCCCGGCTGCACCTTGCTCACCTCCAGTGTCCCAGCTGCACCTTGCTCACCTCCAGGTGTCCCGGCTGCACCTTGTTCACCTCCAGGCGTCCCGGCTGCACCTTGCTCACCTCCAGGCATCTAAACTCTTATGACGCCGTCCTGCAGAACTCAGCATCACTGGACTTCAGCCGTTACGCCAAGGTTCTGATGGAGAGGATTTTCCTCTTGCGTCTGCCCCAGTACGATCCCGTTACTGAGAGGGCTGCTATGAATCAGTAAGCGACTTGGTGTACCTCAATACTCAGAGAACCCAATGAGAATGCATTAACTAGGAAAAAAATCTGTTGCTGTTATATCCTGAACGATTGACATTAGAAAATTTGTTGTCATGCGTTCTATTCAATGACATTTCATTCTTTGTACGCGACTTCCTTTTTTTTCTAATGTTTTCAATTTCATCCTGCATATTGTCAAGTGACCAAACTTTTTAATATAGCTGCTAATCCCTCAGACGCAAAGACAGACTGTTAGTCAATAGCCCTGGTCATTTAAAGTGGACTTTGTCATCAAGATGGTGCTGGGTAAAAATCAACTAAATGAATGAATCAGCAGCTTGAATAATGACGTTGAACTCAAATGCCTAATGGTTGACCTATGACCTCATTACCATCTACCGCAGGCACTTCCATGGAGAAAACCTGACACACTTAAATGCCACCATGCATAGGAACCTCCAGACCCTTCTGACATCAGACATTCTTCTGAACCGGATGGACTGGAAACAAGATGGGCTGTTTCGCTTCTGCTACAGCCTGCTATTCAGGTCTGTCTCCGGTGACATTCGCCCTAGATAAACAATTTACAAAGTCGTCTATGTCGGGCCCCATATTTGTAAGCAAAAGAACGTGTGTAATGTGAACCTTCACATAGTTTGAATTCCAAAGAAGAAAATATTGCTGTGTCCTTATTAAACCACCCACACGGACCTCTTTGGTCCATGGACAACAACAGGAAATAAACAGTTTAGTAACATCATAACACTGTAAGTCATTGTAATTAACACAATTAAACCTtcctatttttgttttttagggCAGGGTACCTTACACTCTTTGGTTCAGGACAGTACAGCTCGGACACTGTCTACGATGAGTTCAGGAGATTTGATGGACTCCTGACGAAAATGGCCCGGACCACTCTTAAGCCAGGTACTGAGTGGAGGAATGCAGGAAGCAAAACAATATTATTGCTAACCAGCTAATATTAAAACATGTCAATTTTCTTTTCCTGCACCTGACCCCTTCTTGCTGGACTCAGTTTAGCCGGCGCCTGGACCAGGAGAAGTCCCCACCATGTCTCCAGCACCCGACCCAGGAGAAGAAGCAGTTGCGCCCCAGACTTCCTCTGCCGAAGTCCCAGGCTTCTAGCCTACAAAGGGCTGCTTTACCTGAGGCCCTCTGTCCTGGCCCAAGAAGGGTTGCCTCACCTGCATGTGACCCCACTGCAGCAGTGCGGCGCTGCTCACCTCCAGGCATCCCGGCTGCACCTTGCTCACCTCCAGTGTCCCAGCTGCACCTTGCTCACCTCCAGGTGTCCCGGCTGCACCTTGCTCACCTCCAGTGTCCCAGCTGCACCTTGCTCACCTCCAGGTGTCCCGGCTGCACCTTGTTCACCTCCAGGCGTCCCGGCTGCACCTTGCTCACCTCCAGGCATCTAAACTCTTATGACGCCGTCCTGCAGAACTCAGCATCACTGGACTTCAGCCGTTACGCCAAGGTTCTGATGGAGAGGATTTTCCTCTTGCGTCTGCCCCAGTACGATCCCGTTACTGAGAGGGCTGCTATGAATCAGTAAGCGACTTGGTGTACCTCAATACTCAGAGAACCCAATGAGAATGCATTAACTAGGAAAAAAATCTGTTGCTGTTATATCCTGAACGATTGACATTAGAAAATTTGTTGTCATGCGTTCTATTCAATGACATTTCATTCTTTGTACGCGACTTCCTTTTTTTTCTAATGTTTTCAATTTCATCCTGCATATTGTCAAGTGACCAAACTTTTTAATATAGCTGCTAATCCCTCAGACGCAAAGACAGACTGTTAGTCAATAGCCCTGGTCATTTAAAGTGGATTTTGTCATCAAGATGGTGCTGGGTAAAAATCAACTAAATGAATGAATCAGCAGCTTGAATAATGACGTTGAACTCAAATGCCTAATGGTTGACCTATGACCTCATTACCATCTACCGCAGGCACTTCCATGGAGAAAACCTGACACACTTAAATGCCAGTTGCACCTTGCTCACCTCCAGTGTCCCAGCTGCACCTTGCTCACCTCCAGGCATCCCGGCTGCACCTTGCTCACCTCCAGTGTCCCAGCTGCACCTTGCTCACCTCCAGTGTCCCAGCTGCACCTTGCTCACCTCCAGGCATCCCGGCTGCACCTTGCTCACCTCCAGTGTCCCAGCTGCACCTTGCTCACCTCCAGGCATCCCGGCTGCACCTTGCTCACCTCCAGTGTCCCAGCTGCACCTTGCTCACCTCCAGTGTCCCAGCTGCACCTTGCTCACCTCCAGGTGTCCCGGCTGTGCCTTGCTTGCCTTCAGGTGTCCTGGCCTCGCTGTGCTCTCCTCCTGGTGTCTCAgcctcaccccctcccccatgctgGTGTTCCGCAGCTTTGTATCCTGAACATGAGCTGTCATAGCTAACAAGTCACTTTAACGCTTTTTTACCAACTCATTCCCACTGCACGTCTTTTTTAATTGTTGATACTGCTCCCCATTTTTGTCATCAGTACTCTGTCATcagtttgttgttattttcatgaTCTTATTCTTATTTTTATTCAAATCTTATTTATTCTTTCCTAGTTAAACTGTTTTACTTTTTCTCTTTGTATTGCATATTTCATCAAGCCTGATACAGGAAGTATTTCACTGCACAGTGTATGATTGCGTATATGACAGACAAAACTTGAAACTtgagcacacacacgcaggcacacaTGTGTCATCTCTCACATTCAGTACTTTATCTTCAGACAAACAAAACGTCACATGTATGCACTTGGGTTACACCATTGTGCCTCAGATTTGTTCCCCGGTTTCTGTTCTTGTTCCCATGTGTACGGTTTCTCCACAGAATTTTACCGTTTTCATATgcctgcatttgtgtgtgtggaagtgtgtgtctgtatgcttACATGTGTACGTCTGGGTGTGCTGCGTGTGTGGCAGCCCCATGGTGACGCATTTGCCTAGCAGATGGGTGGTATTGCAGGCTTGTCCTCTCGCATACACCCattcacacccacacacagtaaGACTTCACAAATGGGCACATACTCATTCGCGCACAtatgcacgcatgcacacacacacacacacacacacaaactcacacattgGCAGTTTTATACTGTGTACTATTCCTTCCTCTGTCCTGGTGCTGTATTTGCACTTCACTGTGGCACCAGGCTAGATCACCAGTCTGCCTGACGAGCGACAATGCTTAGCTACTCTGCTAGCCCAAACTGAGTGTGCAAGCCCCCTGGTTTACAAATAACTACATGATTTGCACACTGTTTTATGTGACTGCCCTTCCCTGCTTGGTCTGCATTTTAACTTTCAGTTCTTTCAGTCATACAATCAATAACTTACTAAAAGCCTGGAGCAGCGATTCCACAGAGCGCATTTCGCAGCCTGGTTTTCTTTCTGCCCTGACCCTTGCTGGCAGCTGTGTCCTTGGTCATCTGTTACACAGCCAGCAGCCTGATTCTTGACTTTACTTCTAAATGCTGCCATGCATGTGTTTAGTCTAACTGCCCCCCAACACCACACAGGAAGTGGTCTGCATACCCTCTGAGCAGCAAAGGAAAATGACGCAGAAGTTTGCTTGAAGAGTAGAGCAACACCTTTCTATTAAGTCCTGTAAAgcactcacacaggcattcTAAGAAGCACTAAACTACATGCAGCGGGAAAAGCAGGGTGGTCAGGCACACACGCGGCAGGTAATTTACACAATAACTAGAGACACATGAGGATGGGACAGAGGTCAAAGAAGATGTGGAAAAGTGTAAAT is a window from the Brienomyrus brachyistius isolate T26 chromosome 8, BBRACH_0.4, whole genome shotgun sequence genome containing:
- the LOC125747796 gene encoding prostacyclin synthase-like, whose protein sequence is MRVTPLFSRRLDQEKSPPCLQHPTQEKKQLRPRLPLPKTQASSLQRAALPEALCPGPRRVASPACDPTAAVRRCSPPGIPAAPCSPPVSQLHLAHLQVSRLHLAHLQCPSCTLLTSRCPGCTLFTSRRPGCTLLTSRHLNSYDAVLQNSASLDFSRYAKVLMERIFLLRLPQYDPVTERAAMNQHFHGENLTHLNATMHRNLQTLLTSDILLNRMDWKQDGLFRFCYSLLFRAGYLTLFGSGQYSSDTVYDEFRRFDGLLTKMARTTLKPGTEWRNAGSKTILLLTS